The following nucleotide sequence is from Podospora bellae-mahoneyi strain CBS 112042 chromosome 1 map unlocalized CBS112042p_1, whole genome shotgun sequence.
AGGAGATCGATGCTGCCGACCAGGAGGTGGCCATCAGAGTTGACCAGTATCTGGTGGTTTTCTTGAAGTTCATCGCCAGTGTGACACCCGGCATCGAACATGACAACACCATGGGGATTTAGGAGGGTTCTTACACTTTATGGCTTTTTGTATTTGTTTCATGTGGGCCGTCATtcagggggggggggaggggagggcggtcTTATTCGTTATCTCACGGAACCCTACATCATCTGTGGGGTGCATTTACTCGAGCAGGCACTTTCCTTTCGTGGGTAGATCAAATTACAGGAATGGTTTACGGTTTGGCTTAGGCGGCAGGAAACGGATGGAGTTACctcttgtttttgtttttaacttgttttttttattaatattttttattcttattttttggggggttttattttttttttaaatcaTGGACATCAGACCTCAAAGATGGAGGACAGACATAGCTGGCTTAGCTTTTAATGGCTGCAGATTAACAGCAGAACCGCATCATGGCTTCATCATACACATCAGACTCGTTGTGGGACGCAAATAGGTTTGTGATTTTTCAAGCAGGCTATGCAGCAGTCTATTTCCCAAAGACATGCCAGGGTATCAAGTTGGTATGCTCATGATGCTTATACATATCTTTCTTTGCTCTTCATCCGAACCCCCCTATtcctactcctcctcctcctcctccccctcctcctcactgctaacatcctccccattctcaatcgcctcccgcctcctcctcgccgccctctccttcttcttctccaacagcttCTGCAGTTTCTTGGCCGCGTTAAATACCCCGTTCGTCCCGCTCCCACAGGCCGCACAGCTCGGGTCCTTTCTATACCGTTTCAACGCGCACCCCTCGCAGAAATAATGCCCACACCTTGTCACCACCGGGCTCTTGTAATCCCCCCTGCAAATGATACACACAAACGGGATCTTCTCCAgcatcgccgcctcctcctcctcctcgtctcttTCATCCTCACCCTGGTTGGGATCCTTGTTCGCTTTTCGTTCGGCAGAGGCAACCACCGTGCCCCCTATTACCTTCTTTCCCCTTGTGACGTTCTCCCACTCCCTGTCCAGCTGCCACCCGTGGGCGTAGTCTTCTCTGGCGTGGAGGAACTTGCAGTTGTCACCGAAGCCGCAGAAGCCGGTGTTTTTGTAGTCCTTGCACACGTCGGGCGCCATGtctgtgatggtgatggtgcggaTGTTGGTGGGGGCTTTCACGGGGCCTACTTTTCGGGAGGGGGCATCGGGGTTCTTTTGGATGTACGAGGTTGCGTTGGCCAGGCCTTTGTAGGTTCCATCTGGCcccgaggtggtggaggaggaggaggggggtggcaTGGAGCGGGTGGAgccgaggagggatttgGCGGAGAGATCTTTTTCTTCGTCGAACcagtttgtttgttttgtggCGTCGCGCCTGGAGGagtcgagggcgagggcggaggcgcggtcggtggtgaagatggtggcttTAAGATCTTGCTCAGACTGGGGGTTCGCTCTGTCTCTGGAGGAGGCCGTgaccacggcggcggtgttgcgCTTGCGGCGCTTGATGCGCCGGCCGGATTCGTcttcggaggaggagtaatccgagtccgagtccgagtcggaggcggcgggaggggttgttgctggtctTTTGCGGAGGTTGGCTTTGGCTTTTGCGCCGCGCTTTTTGAAGATGGCTACGGGCGCGGCAGGGCCGGAAGCGGGGGCCtctgttgatggtgttgggtcTGCCATGATATCTTCTTGGGTGGGTTCAGAGGGAGAAAGGGGTGGCAGCAGGTTGTCAAATTGAAGTTGTGTTGTTCAAGGTGTGAGGCGCGAGGCAAAAGCATCATGGGCCGTTTGCTTTGGGATATCGATTTGGGATTCCAATTACCTCATCACAAACATGGCCCGAGCTTCGAATGCTTCCAGAAGCTTGGCGGCCCCACCTCCGCAAATGCTTACGAAAGCCAGCATCTTCCTCACCTTGCCTTCACCTCTGCAGCTCACTCACCGTTCACCTTTGCGCCTCGGTCCTTGCTTCGAGATGTCGAAAACTTCGTGCATGAAGCACAAACACGAATCCCTGTCACCGGTGTGGGGCCAGACCCCCCTTTCAGGCTCGAAATGGTGGAAAATGGGGGAAATCTGCTCACCGGTCGACGCATGTCAACGCATTTAATGCACGAGAAGTGGCATTTCTCTTGACCGGTCGAGGCAATGTCACCCACCTGCATGGACCGGTCAAGAAAAAGGGCTGAGGGGGAAAGAGCTTGACatttggagggtggtgtatgAGCTCTCATTGGAGTTGGGTACCGTTCCCGGGGCGAGCATGTTGCAGGTCAATTTGCCCCCGTTTGGAGGAAGGCAACAGTGAGTTTGCGCAGCTTGCTTCGATATCAAGTGTTATTCAGCGCGGGTTGCCGCTCAGGCGAACCACGGAGACTATACGGTGCATGTTGGTTTGTATGTCAAGATATAGAGGCGTATACATTCCCTCTGTCTCGCAGTAGGTATGATGACAGATAGGCATTATGTCTATCCAGCCCACGGGCGATCTTGGTTCAGTCTTTATGACATCCAAGTTACCTCTTCTCCACTCTTTCGTCAAGTTCCTCTGCCTTACACAAACACTTTTATATTCCTACTCATGCAGTTATTTCCCAACCGTCATAGAAGTCTCTCCCTGTCGTCTTGCCAGCCAAGTACCTAGGTAGAGACCACACCCACATCTTGACCGGTCAATATATAAACCAGCCTTATTTCTTGACCGGTCCATGCAATACCACCCTCCCTGATCCACATTAATCCATGCCAAAAATACAAACAAGAGTCTGTTCACTCTATCATTCTACCCCCAGACAGCCCTACAGCTTCACCGGTCGAGATATACATTCGCAATGTACATGCCCAAAAGCACCCAGTCCAATCACAGCTGCAGAGAATTGCAGTCGTGTCTCCACCCAAGAGCCCTACATGTTGACCGGTCGATGCAATGTCACCACCCTGGATGCACACCTAGTACAGCCAAGAGGAAGAGTCTCCTGTGGTAGAATAAGGCGTGAAGATGGCCGAGATGTCGGCAGGCAggtaaccccccccccttctccggTACGTTTTTCAGGACAATCAAAACTGAAACCCATCTATCCGTCCTTGACCTGAGCATGCAAGGCAACCACTAAGGCACGCACCAGGAGACTCTCGCCAAGTTCTTCCCCATTCTCTCAGAGACAACAAAAGatccatcttcctcactTTGCCTATTCGGAAGAGCCCAAACCATCTCTAACGTCGTTCATGCTACAAGCTTCAGCTCATTCTCACGGTGCGGAGCAAGAACAGACTTTGCAAGACACAACCGGGTGCCAACCTCATCTCGCCTCCCGGCGGCCGGCAGCATAACTGCAACCTCGATCGGATGCCACACCTACAGAGGACTCCCCCAAAAAGCAAGAAAAACCAAGACGGATACTTTTTTGCCGCCTGCCGCCTGTCGGCCGTGTCAATGTGTGTCAATGTGTCTCAATGTGTGTCAACCCATCAAACACGTCCCCATGATCAACCTATCAAATAGCCAGAGCTTCAACACAATGTCGAGAGGGCGAATAGTGGAGCTCGTCACACCGGCCTTGGGGCCACCCGAGGTACCCATCTTTCCAAAAGTTACCCATAAGAAAGCAGCCAATACcgaggggggttgtgtgaAATATGGGTCAAGCCGAGAGTAAGTACACAAGGTCGCCAGTTGGGCCGTGTGGTGGGAATATATATATCACCACCGGCGCAACAAAAAGCTCGGGGGTTTGTCTGACCAACCactcttttgcttttctcgaggacatgaaaaaaaaagaaagatgtgtgtgtgtgtgtgtgtaccCTACTCCAACATGATGTTTCTAAGGCGGTGTCGGAAGCAAAGCCGTGCAACATTTGAGGTCTGTTTCTATCTTAACTGGTGcggaaaaagagaaatagGTTAGCTTTCAAGATCATGTGTAGGTGCGTCGTCTGTGTACAACAAGCACCATTTCATTTCCATcgtatgtatatatatatgtatatatattaaaataaaataaataaaaatcaTTTCACTCGTTTCAAAATACCTAATAAGAAACATACTTTCAAGAGAAAGagaaccaacaacccacctcccccccttccccatgaGAGATAGATATCTGACAAACAAACTGACAGAAAAAGCCACATCCCCATGACACCCACCTTATGAACCCCCGCGtccaccccagccccaacccaCGACACCTTACCACACCAACAACTCTCCCAACCTCTCAactctttttatttttttcttcttatttttactttttttttactttttttttcttctccttctttctccGCTTTCTCCGCTTTCTCCGCTTTCTCCGCTTTCTCCGCTTTCTCCCGCCATGTTGACGCCTCCCGTGATTTCCCACCCAGgaccaagaaaaaaaaaaaaaaaaaaagacccaaTATCCCGAGAGTTTGTTGAGAGCTTTGTTGTTCCAGATTTTATAGATGAGGTGTGATCGAGTCGGGTAGGCGCAGCTTGGAGACTCTTCGGTGGTAGGTTGTTGGTTGACGCCGTTGCTAGCGTTAAAGGTGAcgacggcggcgacggcggcgacggAAGTGGTAGTAATAcaagggaaaagaagaaaaatgcCGGTTgatgaaaacaaaaagactTTGACGAGAAAATTGTGTGGAAAATAATCATCAACGTCATCAAAGGCGAAAATTTCCCAAGTAGTTTATGGCCCCAAGTCTGTATTCGTTACACAACACGCAAGatgctttctttctcccccCAATGCATTCAGACAACAGAAATGGTTTACTTTGTAGCGATCGACAAGAAGAGTAGGGTTAATGAAATTTTGAGTACCCATGAAAAGAAATCCCGTCATGGCTTATTATTtccaaggaaaaggagactCAGTTGTGAGTGTGTATAGTTTGCTTgtatggttttttttttctttttttcttttttttgtttttttttttttgacgGCAGTCTGATTTTATGCCCGAGACCTGACGGTCCCGAccggtgttggggttgaagaagggcCCGTGTGCGAGTGAAAGCCTTGCCGCGAGTTACGGCCACGCTTTGAACTGCTGGTCAAGGTGCCCACATCATGTTTACCTGGTCAACTGTCAGCCCGACATGTCAAAGACATACCAAATCGAAATTCAACTCATCGACTTACCATCACAACACGCCCGAACATTCTCCAACCGATCCGCTTCGCGATCTTGTTGCTCGATGATCTGTCTGAGATCCTCCGCACTATCCTGCACTTCACTAGATTCATACATGCTCTGTGCGGTATCGCGCCCCGAAACACTTCTGCTCCTCAAGCTGCCAAATGTCCCGCCCAAGACCTTGCTGTCTTTCCAGTATCCGCTGATGCGGCTCAGCGTTCCAGATGACCGCGCCGCTTgcggtggttgctgctgctgctgctgctgctgagaaaTCTTGGAGCGAGACGGGGTGAGAGTGGGAACATTGAGGTAGTGGTCCATGGTTGGCGACTCCCGTACTGTTCGGGAATTGTACGAGGACAGAGAAGGAGCACCGCGAGTGCCATGGGGCATCCGCTTGCCATAGCTTGGGTTGAATTCGTCAACATCGGCACTTGTAATGTGGCCAGCCATCTCTTCGGCATCCGACTGGCCATCGTTCGACGTCCTAAGGAGAAGGTAAGACAGGGCGTTGAACCATGTCTCATGTCGTTGACCAGTCGTGCAGGTGAACTTGATGGTTCTGCCAGGCGACACGATGACCAAGCTCTTCCTGTGCAGCCCAGGGGGCATCGGGTTGTCATCCGCTACGACGCGTACGGCCTCAATAGGAACACTCTTGGCACGAAGCTCATGACGTCCGGCAGATGATGGGTCCCGGTCGCTCCAGTACAGAGTGCGCGTGTACGGGTGCACCCAGAAGTACCTCCGGTGACGGTTCTCAGACATCTCACCACGGCCGGCCTTGCGCGTGTATTTCCACAGGTACTCTCCAATCATCGTCTGGGTGATGGCCTGGATCATGCGAGGGTCCGTGTTGGGACCCAAGCCAGACGTGTCATAACCGCCCTCGGGGTGAATGTTGAATCGAGTGTCGACCTCGGATGCGAAGGATGAAATAGAGGACTTGCGGCTGCGGGCTGTCATTCTCGACGGCGAATGGACTTCGGGCATCTCGCGAATCGATCCATTCTTGTGAGCACGTGGTGTGGGAGTAGCACGACCACCGTTACCAGCAGCACCCGCGGGTGACAAGGGGCGTCTATGCGTGGGAGTCCGCGGGCGCATGGCAGAGGCGGGGAACAGTGGCGGTGGCATGCTGTTGATGGTTTCCTGACCGCCGCCCGAAGAATTGGTCCTCGCAGCCTCGATGGCTTCTTTGTGGTTGGCTGGCAGGGGCGGGACAATGTCCTCGGCGGAGCTCCTGATGCTAGCAGAGCTGCCTGGCCTCCTAAGAAGTACGGCATCAATAGGCTCAGTGACAGTGTCGGTAGCAGCCTTGCCCTTCGACCGCAGCGTGCTGTCGAAGCTGCCCTGGCGGGCCCGATTAATGCGAACCGTGGATGGCGTGCCCATACTGAGATGTGAGCTGGAACGTTCAAGATCGTGTGGCGGAAGAGATTGCTGGCTATTTGCCAGGAGCAACTGGTCAATGGCCTCGGATGTCAATGTTGTCTGAACGCCCTGATCGGCAGTAAGCACAGGCTGCTTCTGCGCGGGCTGCTCCTCTGACGCCTGAGCATCCTGCTCCTGGCCGTCCGTGCCACGGGGAATGATGAACGCATTTCTCTTGGGGCTGCGTCCCTCGCTTGGCTCGGTTTGCAGTGACTGGATCGCAGAAATGGTGAGCGGCGGGAGGATGGACTTGGGCTCCTCTGGCTCAACCGGGTCAATAACAACTTGGGAGCCGATGGCCGAAATAGACAAGAGAGGAGCTGGAACCTCGGGAGCCTCGAGAGGCTCCACAGCCTGCGACTGAATGGATACCAGGGACAAGGTAGGGGGAGGGACGACTGGCTCTTCGCGTGGCTCGACATCCAGAGTCTGCCGAACAGATGACAATGAGAGAACCGGCAAAGGCGTCTCGCGAGGCTCCACATCCAATGCCGCAACAGCTGACAAAGACAGCGGCGGACGGACCGCCTCAACAGGTTCGACAGCACAAGCCTGGATGCTTGACAGGGAGAGCGCCGGCGCAGGCGGCTCCTGAGGCTCAACATCCCAGGTCTTGAGCGTCGATATGGAGAGTGCAGGAAGGGGCACTTCGCGGGGCTCAACGTCCTGGGATTGAATAGGGGCAAGACCGAATGCGGGCGCAGCCGGTTCTGGCTCCTGGCGAGGCTCGACGGCCTCTGACTTGATAgacgagaaagaaagaggaggcGAAGCGGGCGCCTCGAGCTTTGTCTCCACGCTGCGTGCTGCAACGACAGGAACAACTGCCGGGGCTGGGAGGTCGAATGGCTGCTCCACTGGCTCGACATCTTCGGCCACGATGCTGGCGAATGACAGAAGAATGGGGGATGGCGGAGCTGTTggctcgacctcctccgcgcAGATTGTCGACATGGACAGAGGAAcaggctctggctctgggGCCTCGATGGGCTCGAAATCATGGTAGGCATGTACGCTCGAGATGGAGAGCGCCGCCGGTGTTGGCACCACCTCGGCAATAGGCTCCACCGCCGTCGACAAGACAGCCGAGAAGCTGAGAGGCGCAGGAACCGGCTCAGGTTCGGGAACGGGCTCAACGTCATGGAAAGCATGGacggaagagagagagagaaccgCAGGGGTGGGCTCGGGCTCTGCAATTGGCTCGATTTGCTCACCGAGAACTGCCGAGAGCGATAGGGGAGCTGGAACAACCTCCGGCTCCGAAACTGGCTCGATATCCAGAGAAGCAGTGGCAGGCACGCTCAGAACTGGCGGCACAGGAGCCACGGGCTCGACGTTCTGAGACAAGACTGGTGCAAGAGTGAGCTTCGGCGGAGGCACCTCTGGCTCTCGCACTGGCTCCGTGTGCTGTGTCAAAATGGCAGACAAGCTCAGCGAAGGGGGCGTTGGAAGAAGCTCGGGCTCAATGACAGGCGCAATGTCTTCCGACTGGATGCTTGAAAGGCTCAAAGTCTGCGGTGGGACGACAACGGGAGTGGGGAACAGAGCACGCTGCCGAGGTGAGGTCGAAGGAGATGGGAATTGCGCAGGCCTGTCTTCCGCATCCGAATCATGCTGGACGCTGACATCGCTGTACGACATGACCGATGCCGGCCGGCCCTGGTTGAGTTCGCTTCCCAGCCATTGACTGGACTTTCTGGGGCCGATGACAGATTCCACAGACGTGTGAGGTCCGATGACAGACTGCATGGACCTCTTAGGTCTAACAACAGACTCCATAGATCTCTTGGGCCCAATGACAGACTCCATAGATCTCTGACGGGCAATCACAGACTCCATCGTTCTTGGACGACTCCGTTCCATGTGAATGACACTTGGTGGAGCCGAGATTGAGCTCTCCCCATCACTGAACACGCCAGACTCAACAAGGTCACGAACGTCCACTGGCTCTGTCATCATCCCACTGTCGACCATGGTCACCCTCTTGATCGGCATCCTCGGGACATCGGGAGCTGGCGAGAGATGGCCTCTAATCACGCTGGCGGGTGTGGCAGGCGTCATGGAACGGAGACTGCGGGCGGGGGTACCACCGTATGAATCTTCATCGCTGTTATCCATGTTGTTCAACTCGGCAAACAGGCTCTGCTGAGGCGTTGCCGTGATGCTACCGCGATGAACGGGGGCGCCGAGAGGGCTGCTCTGTGCGGTAGACGGATCTTCACTAAGCTGCCGTTGACGTTGGCTCATGGATCCACGGTTCATGCGCGCCCGCATCCGCTGGGCAGGGTTCGCAGATGGTGATCTCACGTCCACGTAGCCATACTCCTCGTCGCTCGAAGTTGACGCCGTGCTGTCGAACGAGTACGAGTCTTGGCTTGCgggcaaaggaggaggacgcctTATCGACTCTGCACCCCGAGCTGGCCTCGGCCCGGATTCTGTCTCGGTTGCCGTGTCCTCGGATTCGTCCGTGGTGATGTTCTCAAGACCAGTCTCAAAGTCTTCCGTTTCGGTCGTCTCAGTGCCCCTTTCGTGGGCAGTCTCAAAAGCCTCGCTGGCCTCAGTCGCGGTGTCGAAGCCACCCTCGTGAGCCGTCTCGAAGTGATCGCTGCTCGATTCCTGGATGGTACCGATATTGAGGTTGGGTATCCGAGAGCTTGAGCCACGGAACGGATTCGTCCGAGGAGAGGGCGCTTCGGAAACATCATCCCAGTCAGGGTCTTCCACCACTTCGATTCTGCTCGGTCGGTGGCCACCCAACTGCGTGACCTTGAAGTTCGGCTTTTTGGCCTCCCTGGCATCAAGCTTGCGGTTTTTCTTGGGCGCCGGGTGAGGATCGCTTCTCAGCTTCTCGACCTCATCGCGGGCATCCTGGAGCATGCGCTTCAGCTCCAGCTTTTCGGTTTTCTCGCGATGGATGTTGGTCCTGAGAGTCTGGATGGTCCGTTGAGCATGGCCGAGAGAAGTCTTGAGAGTTTCGGTCTCGAGTCCGGAGTGGCGAGGTGTCATTTTTagaggcgaaggaggcggtgaCTGCTCGGGGCCGGTGTTTCTGTCGCTACCGGAGTTGCGATCCTCATCACTCACACCACGAGTGGATTCCCGCTCCAGCATCCTGCCCCGCTGGGCTGAGAACGCCTTGGCTAGCTCCTGATTCTGACTTGTGAGTTCTTCGACCCTCTTCTGAAGCGTCAAGCGTTCCGATTCGAAGGATACCGCACTGCGCCGGCTGGTGCCAAGCTCGATCTCGAGATTTCTGATAGCTGCCGagtgcttctcctcctgcttggcCATGCtatccttgacctcctccagctctcgCTGGGTGGCGTTCTTTTCGGATTGCAAAGCAGCCAAAGCCTGCgtgagcttcttctcgcGCTCCGCAGCCTCCTTCTGCGATGCCATGAGCTCGTGGATTTGCGTCTCGAGGTTCCAGTTCTCATCCTTGTATCGGGACTCGCTCTCGTCCAGGCTTTTGATGTGTTGTTGGAAGCCTTCGGCCTCGAGTTCAAGTCTCGCCCTGTCCGCCTTgctctccttgagctcctcttctctctccgACAGAAGGGCCTGAAGATTTCGAACTTGTGCAATCAACGAGGTACTGATTTCGGCAGCGAATTCGATATCGTGGATCCGACTGGCAGGCTGATTGCGCAACTTTCGATTGGGGACACTGAACTTGGTGGGAGATGGCGCCGCCAACGTTTCGAACTTGGAGGGGCTCACAGAACGCTAGAAACAAGAATCAGTCCCGTGCTCGAGAGACGAGAACATCTGGCACAACATACCCTCCCAGCCTTGCCCTCGGCGGCATAAGGCGACCCTTGAGAATCACTGCTGGGAACCCTCTGCTTTGGAAGCAAAGCGCGCGCACTGTCCCTCGCCACCTCACTGTAATCCTTCTCGATATCCAGGAGTCTTTGGCGCAGGTCGGGATCAAGTTCGGCTTCCGATTGCAAGCGCTCCACCTCCCGAAGCTTTTCCGTGAGCTCCTTCTGCTGTTGTACAAGTGCGGTACCCAGctttccagcttcctccaTTCGCCGTTCGGTATCCCGCAGATGGGCCTGAATGGCGCGTTTTGTTTGCTCGGCCGAAGCGCCGGGAgcaagggcgaggaggtggccATCGAAGTTGGAATGCCGAAGATGTGTCGGGCCAGACGGACTTATGACGAAAGGGTCAGCAACCTCTCCGGGACCCAAAGCCTCGACGGGCTTGTCAGATGCAACCGAAGTCGCCATGATGCCCGAGAACGCCCTCGGACAGGCAGGCCCCAAAGATTCGGGGCTTTGCCTGCTCGCAGCACCGCCAAGCTGTGTATGGCAgtggtttgttttgttgggaTGAACGAAGCAACGTCACCTATTCCTCCCTCGCTTTGTTGGACATCAATCGGATCTCGATCGGTGGCGCGTGGTGGCCAGACCCAGCTGCCGTAGTAAAACGTTAAAAAAgagcttttttttttattttattttgtttttttttaaaaaaaaaataaaaaataaaaaaaaggttcGGCAGCGGGTCGTGTTGAAGTGGCGTGAAATAATAGAAGCCCCGGATTCCGTAGGTCGAATTGGGCAAAGAAGACAAGTTAGAGACAATTAGTAAGGAAGTAGTGGCAGTAGTAGCTGAAATGGCGTATCGCAAATGAAGGAGAACCAGAAACCGAGAGACGGCgaaaaagagg
It contains:
- the CWC24 gene encoding RNA-splicing factor (EggNog:ENOG503NWD2; COG:O); translation: MADPTPSTEAPASGPAAPVAIFKKRGAKAKANLRKRPATTPPAASDSDSDSDYSSSEDESGRRIKRRKRNTAAVVTASSRDRANPQSEQDLKATIFTTDRASALALDSSRRDATKQTNWFDEEKDLSAKSLLGSTRSMPPPSSSSTTSGPDGTYKGLANATSYIQKNPDAPSRKVGPVKAPTNIRTITITDMAPDVCKDYKNTGFCGFGDNCKFLHAREDYAHGWQLDREWENVTRGKKVIGGTVVASAERKANKDPNQGEDERDEEEEEAAMLEKIPFVCIICRGDYKSPVVTRCGHYFCEGCALKRYRKDPSCAACGSGTNGVFNAAKKLQKLLEKKKERAARRRREAIENGEDVSSEEEGEEEEEE
- a CDS encoding uncharacterized protein (COG:U; EggNog:ENOG503NZET) codes for the protein MATSVASDKPVEALGPGEVADPFVISPSGPTHLRHSNFDGHLLALAPGASAEQTKRAIQAHLRDTERRMEEAGKLGTALVQQQKELTEKLREVERLQSEAELDPDLRQRLLDIEKDYSEVARDSARALLPKQRVPSSDSQGSPYAAEGKAGRRSVSPSKFETLAAPSPTKFSVPNRKLRNQPASRIHDIEFAAEISTSLIAQVRNLQALLSEREEELKESKADRARLELEAEGFQQHIKSLDESESRYKDENWNLETQIHELMASQKEAAEREKKLTQALAALQSEKNATQRELEEVKDSMAKQEEKHSAAIRNLEIELGTSRRSAVSFESERLTLQKRVEELTSQNQELAKAFSAQRGRMLERESTRGVSDEDRNSGSDRNTGPEQSPPPSPLKMTPRHSGLETETLKTSLGHAQRTIQTLRTNIHREKTEKLELKRMLQDARDEVEKLRSDPHPAPKKNRKLDAREAKKPNFKVTQLGGHRPSRIEVVEDPDWDDVSEAPSPRTNPFRGSSSRIPNLNIGTIQESSSDHFETAHEGGFDTATEASEAFETAHERGTETTETEDFETGLENITTDESEDTATETESGPRPARGAESIRRPPPLPASQDSYSFDSTASTSSDEEYGYVDVRSPSANPAQRMRARMNRGSMSQRQRQLSEDPSTAQSSPLGAPVHRGSITATPQQSLFAELNNMDNSDEDSYGGTPARSLRSMTPATPASVIRGHLSPAPDVPRMPIKRVTMVDSGMMTEPVDVRDLVESGVFSDGESSISAPPSVIHMERSRPRTMESVIARQRSMESVIGPKRSMESVVRPKRSMQSVIGPHTSVESVIGPRKSSQWLGSELNQGRPASVMSYSDVSVQHDSDAEDRPAQFPSPSTSPRQRALFPTPVVVPPQTLSLSSIQSEDIAPVIEPELLPTPPSLSLSAILTQHTEPVREPEVPPPKLTLAPVLSQNVEPVAPVPPVLSVPATASLDIEPVSEPEVVPAPLSLSAVLGEQIEPIAEPEPTPAVLSLSSVHAFHDVEPVPEPEPVPAPLSFSAVLSTAVEPIAEVVPTPAALSISSVHAYHDFEPIEAPEPEPVPLSMSTICAEEVEPTAPPSPILLSFASIVAEDVEPVEQPFDLPAPAVVPVVAARSVETKLEAPASPPLSFSSIKSEAVEPRQEPEPAAPAFGLAPIQSQDVEPREVPLPALSISTLKTWDVEPQEPPAPALSLSSIQACAVEPVEAVRPPLSLSAVAALDVEPRETPLPVLSLSSVRQTLDVEPREEPVVPPPTLSLVSIQSQAVEPLEAPEVPAPLLSISAIGSQVVIDPVEPEEPKSILPPLTISAIQSLQTEPSEGRSPKRNAFIIPRGTDGQEQDAQASEEQPAQKQPVLTADQGVQTTLTSEAIDQLLLANSQQSLPPHDLERSSSHLSMGTPSTVRINRARQGSFDSTLRSKGKAATDTVTEPIDAVLLRRPGSSASIRSSAEDIVPPLPANHKEAIEAARTNSSGGGQETINSMPPPLFPASAMRPRTPTHRRPLSPAGAAGNGGRATPTPRAHKNGSIREMPEVHSPSRMTARSRKSSISSFASEVDTRFNIHPEGGYDTSGLGPNTDPRMIQAITQTMIGEYLWKYTRKAGRGEMSENRHRRYFWVHPYTRTLYWSDRDPSSAGRHELRAKSVPIEAVRVVADDNPMPPGLHRKSLVIVSPGRTIKFTCTTGQRHETWFNALSYLLLRTSNDGQSDAEEMAGHITSADVDEFNPSYGKRMPHGTRGAPSLSSYNSRTVRESPTMDHYLNVPTLTPSRSKISQQQQQQQQPPQAARSSGTLSRISGYWKDSKVLGGTFGSLRSRSVSGRDTAQSMYESSEVQDSAEDLRQIIEQQDREADRLENVRACCDGKHDVGTLTSSSKRGRNSRQGFHSHTGPSSTPTPVGTVRSRA